In Mycobacterium sp. ITM-2016-00317, the genomic window GCCCGGGTCGATCATCATCGCCGGCGCCGGAGCCATCGGCATGGAGTTCGCCTACGTGCTCAAGAACTACGGCGTCGACGTCACGATCGTCGAGTTCCTGCCGCGCGCGCTGCCCAACGAGGACGCCGAGGTCTCCAAGGAGATCGAGAAGCAGTACAAGAAGCTGGGCGTGAAGATCCTCACCGGCACCAAGGTCGAGAAGATCACTGATGAGGGGGGCGACGGGTCCGTAATCGTCACGGTCAGCAAGAACGACAAGTCCGAAGAGCTCAAGGCCGACAAGGTCATGCAGGCCATCGGGTTCGCCCCCAACGTCGAGGGCTTCGGCCTGGACAAGGCCGGCGTCGAGCTGACCGACCGCAAGGCCATCGGCATCGACGACTACATGCGCACCAACGTGCCGCACATCTACGCGATCGGCGACGTCACCGGCAAGCTGCAGTTGGCGCACGTCGCCGAGGCGATGGGCGTGGTCGCCGCCGAGACCATCGCCGGCGCCGACACGCTGGCCCTGGGCGACTACCGGATGATGCCGCGCGCGACGTTCTGCCAGCCTCAGGTCGCGTCGTTCGGCCTGACCGAGCAGCAGGCCAAGGACGAGGGCTACGACGTTGTCGTCGCGAAGTTCCCGTTCACCGCCAACGGCAAGGCGCACGGACTGGCCGACCCGACCGGCTTCGTGAAGCTGATCGCCGACAAGAAGTACGGCGAGCTGCTGGGCGGCCACCTGATCGGACCCGACGTCTCCGAGCTGCTGCCCGAGCTGACCCTGGCGCAGAAGTGGGACCTCACGGCCAATGAGCTGGCCCGCAACGTGCACACCCACCCGACCCTGTCCGAGGCGCTGCAGGAGTGCTTCCACGGGCTGGTCGGCCACATGATCAACTTCTAGTTGAGGGCGCTCTGGGTCGCCAGCGCCGGCGGGCTGGTGGTCGGCCACATCCTGTGGCTGGCCGCGATCTCGGCGGCGATCGCGTCGACGGACATCTCCACCTGGGTGCTGGTGGTGGCCGCGGTGTCCTTCGCCGCCGGGGTGGCGTGTGTGTTGCTGGCGCGGCAGAAGATGCGCCGCAAGGACCGCAGGTCCGAGATCTGGGCGGCGTTCCTGTGGGCGCTGCCGGTCTCGCCGGTGCTGTTCTCGCTGGCTGTGCTCGGCGTGACCTACCTGTAGCCGTATCCGGCCCCGGCATTGCTTGACGGTGTTTGCCGGGACTCCCAGAATGGCCCGGTGGGGGACAGGGCCGTCGACAATCCGCTGCTGCAATGGTGGCGTCAGCGCGATGACTACCAATGGCGGGTGGAATTCCTGCGCAGCCGGGGACTTCTCTCGGTACTTCGCTGGCTGATCGCAGGCATCGGCGCGACGATGGGCGCGCTCTCGGTGCTCAACGTCTTCCTCACCCCCGGCGTCGACGGCACACCGGCCCGGGTCGGATGGGCCGTGGTGGCCATCGGCTCCCTGGGCTGGGCGGCCCGCTGGGCGTTCCTGCCGTGGCCGACCCCCAGGGCCTCGGCGGCGATGGTGGTGTTCGTCGACGTGCTGATGACTCTGTCGGCGCTGCTGTTCGGCGACCCGGCGCTGGCCATGTCGGGGATCCCGATACTGCTGTGTGCGGGCGGCTATGTGGTGTTCTTCCACGGTCCGCGGCTGCATCTGGCCCACATCATGTGGTGCACGGTCTCGGTGGTGGGCATCGCGGTGTGGCTGGCCGCGACCACACCCGAGCACGGCCTGCAGGTTGCACTGTCGCGCGCCGTGATCGCGCTGCTGGTCACGGTGTGCATCCTGCCGGCGCTGCAGTTCGGCTTCTGGTTGCTGCAGGACAGCTCGATGCAGTCGCTCACCGATCCGCTGACCGAGCTGACCAACCGGCGCGGGCTTGCGGTGTCGGTCAAACGGCTCAACGAGGGTGTGCCTCCCGACGCGGATCTGTGCGCGCTGCTGATCGACATCGACGGCTTCAAAACGGTCAACGACACGCTCGGGCACGCGACCGGCGACGACGTGCTGATCCGTACGGCGCGGCGGATCCGGGCGAGCGTGCCCGAGCGCGCCGTGGTGGTGCGCTGGGGCGGTGAGGAGTTCCTGGTCGTCGACCGGATGCCGGGGGCGAGCGCCGAGGGCGTCGCGGAGCGGATCCGCGGCGAGGTCTCCGCGCCGGCGCAGCCGCCCGTCACGGTGAGCATCGGTCTGGCCTGCGCCCGCTCGGACGCCGATCTCGGTGACGTGATCACCGCCGCCGACACCGCGATGTACGAGGCCAAGGCCCGCGGCGGGGACCGCGTCGTGGTCACCACCGAGGCGCACTGAGTCCCGGCGTCAGCCCTGCTGTCGTGTCCGGCCGGTCCCGTTCGGCCGCTGCAGGTGCGGCGCGAGGAACGCGAGCACGTCGTCGGCCTTCGCGAAGCCGCCCAGGTGGCTTTCGTCGGGCATCAGCAGCAGGTCCACATCGGCTAGGTGCCCGGCGGCGGCCTGCGCGTCGGCCAACGAGATGATCGAGTCGGCGTCACCGTGCCACCAACGCACCGGCACCGTGACATCGGCGAGCCGAAAGCCCCAGTCCCGGCCGAACATTCGGGCATCGTCGAGCAACGCCTGGAATCCGCCGTTGGCCACCTGGACGATGTCGTCGATGAACATGGCCTCGATCTCCGGGTTGGCGAACACCCGCTTGTCGCCGTCGGGCATCGCGGCTGCCAGACCCGAGTAGGCCAGGTGGGCGAGCGGGATCACCGGGGTCAGCATCCCGGCGGTCACCGCGGCGAACGGGCGGCGCAGCGCCGACGTGACCGCTGCCATCTGCCGGGCCAGCGCGATCGCTCCGCTGCACGTGGCATCCGGGCCGACCGACGGGGTCACCCCGCCCAGGACCGCGACGGCCACCACCCGGTCGCGCAGCGCCGGCATCCCGGCACACGCCAGCGCGTAGGGGCCGCCCCCGGACAGGCCGACCACGCCGAGCTTGTCGGCCCCGAGCACGTCGGCGACGTGTGCCATATCCGACGCCCAGTCGCCGATCTGGGTGTAGCGGTGCCGGTCGCTCAAACCCGCGCCGGCCCGCTCGACGAGCACCACGCGCAGTCCAAGCTTTTCGGCGGCGCGCCGGCCGACGATCGGCAGCTGACGGCGGCCACCGGGCGTGCCGTGGAACCACAGCACCACCGGGCCGGCCGGATCGCCGAACTCGGCATAGCCCAACCTTCGGCCGTCGGGGAGGAAGAAGGTGCCCTCGGCGCGAGGCGGTTCGCAACGGGGGACGCCGGGTGGGTGGCGCCAAGGGTTCGAAACCATGAACGGATGGTAGCCGCGGTGTTTACATCCAGGCGGCGATATGTCAATCGACCGCGCCGCGCACCCGCCTAGTCCGGGAAGTCCAGCGGTACGCCCAGCGTGGCGATGGTGGCCGCCAGACCGTCGTATTGCGCTGCGAGCAGGCAGAATTCGATCAGCTGCGGCTTCGTGAAGTGCTGCGAGAGCGCCTGCCACGTCTCGGGGGAGACGCCCCGGGTGACGACGAACTCGTCGGTCGCGGTGATCAGGGTCCGCTCCCGGTCGGACAGCCCCTCGGCGTCCGGCCCGGCGAAGATCCGGGCCTGGGTGTCGGCGTCGAGCCCGCGGCTGCGGGCCAGCCTGCGGTGCTGCTGCAACTCGTACTCGCTGCCGCGCAGGTGCCCGACCCGCAGGATCACGATCTCGGCGTCGCGCCGGGACAGCTTGCCCGCATACAGCAGGTGACCCGACAGCGGCAGCCAGGTCAGGAACAGCAGCCGGTGCTGACCGAGCACGTTCATCAGGCTGAACCGGGGCCTGCGGATGCCGCGGGCGCCGAGCTTGGCGATCGCCCAGTTCAGCGGGCCGAGTTCCTTGAAGCCGCCGGGCTCGATCCGTCCGGATGTACTCATGGCTGCCTCACCAGGTAGGGCGACACCGTCGAGCGGTGTTCGTCGATGTCGAGCGCGCGGCCGAGCGCGGGGAATGCGCGCTGCGGGCAGTTGTCCCGCTCGCACACCCGGCAGCCGGCGCCGATCGGGGTCGCTGGGACATTGGGGTCACCGGTAACCAAACCCTCCGAGTAGACCAGCCGGTGCGCGTGCCGCAGTTCGCAGCCGAGACCGATCGCGAACGTCTTACCCGGCTGACCATAGCGCGACGCGCGGCGCTCCACGGTCCTCGCCACCCACATGTAGGCGCGTCCGTCGGGCATCTCGGCGATCTGCACGGAGATCTTTCCGGGGTTGGCGAACGTCTCGTAGACGTTCCACAGCGGGCACGTGCCCCCGCTGGAGGAGAAGTGAAAACCGGTGGCGGACTGACGTTTGGACATGTTGCCGGCCCGGTCGACCCGGACGAACGAGAACGGGACGCCCCGCATCGACGGCCGTTGCAGGGTGGAGAGCCGGTGGCAGGTGGTCTCATAGCTGACCGCGTAGTAGGCCGAGAGCCGTTCTACGTCGTAGCGGAACTTCTCGGCCACCTGGTGGAACTGGCCGTAGGGCAGCACGGTGGCCGCGGCGAAGTAGTTCGCCAGCCCCATCCGCGCGAGCGTGCGCGACTCCCCGCTGGTGAATTTGCCTTCCTCGACCAGCTTGTCGATCAGCTCGCCGCACTCCAGATAGGCCAGTTCGGCGGCCATCCGGAACACCGCCTGACCCGGGGACAGCCGGTCGCCGACCTCGAGCCGGCGGGTCGCGGGGTCGTAGCGGTGCAGCACCCCCTCGCCGAGGTCGACCCGGCGGATGACGGTGACGCCGTGCACGAAGCGCAGCCGGTCGGTCAGATCGCCGGCGAGCTCGCCGCGGTGCACCCGCATGTCGGCGGTGAGTTCCTCGGCGGCGGTGTCGAGTTCGTGCAGATAGTTCTGCCGTTGGTAGAAGTAGTCGCGCACCTCTTCGTGCGGCATGGAGATCGAGCCCGTGCCGCTGGCGCTGCCGACGTTGAACCGGTCCTCGGTCGCCGCGGCGAGCTGGGTGGTGGTGAGTTGATAGCGGCGGTGCAGGTTCACCATCGCCCGGGCCAGCGACGGGTGCGTCCCGACCATGTCGGCGACCTCGGCGGGATCGACGGCGACGTCGAGGTCGCGGTCCATCAGGACCTCGCGCAGCTCGGCGATCAGCCGGGTGTCGTCCTGGGAGGCGAAGAACGTGGCGTCGACCCCGAACACCTCGGTGATGCGCAGCAGCACCGCCACGGTCAGGGGCCGGACGTCGTGCTCGATCTGGTTCAGGTAGCTCGGCGAGATCTCCAGCATCTGCGCGAGCGCGGCCTGGCTGAACCCGCGTTCGCTGCGCAGTTGCCGGACCCGGGCGCCGACGAACGTTTTAGCCACGGTGGTCAGCGTACCGAGGGACTAACACCGCTGCGAAGGAGAAATTTGCAGCCTTGGCAGCCGGGCGGCGTGTGGCAGTATCGAAAATCGTGAGTACCAGCCGGGGGACGGCGGGCCTGGCCAAGGTGTTGATGCCCGTCCCCGATCCGCATCCGGACGTGTTCGACGTCCAGTGGCCGCTGCGCGTCGCCGACGTGGACCGGGAGGGCCGGCTCAAATTCGACGCGGCCACCCGGCACATCCAGGACATCGGCACCGATCAGCTGCGCGAGATGGGCTTCGAGGAGACGCATCCGCTGTGGATCGTGCGCCGCACGATGATCGACATGATCGAGCCGATCGTGTTCAAGGACATGCTGCGACTGCGGCGCTGGTGTTCGGGCACGTCGAACCGGTGGTGCGAGATGCGGGTGCGGATCGACGGGAAGCGCAGCGGCGGCCTCGTCGAATCGGAGGCGTTCTGGATCAACATCAACCGGGAGACCCAGGGGCCCGCGCGCATCTCCGACGACTTCATCGAGGGACTGCGGCGCACCACCGGCGAGAATCGTCTGCGCTGGAAGCCCTACCTCAAAGGGGAGGGCCGCGAGAATGCGGTCGCCGTGCACAAGTACCCCGTGCGGGTCAGCGACATCGACATCTTCGACCACATGAACAACTCGGTGTACTGGAGCGTCGTGGAGGACTACCTGTCCGCGCACCCCGAGCTGATGAAAGCGCCGCTGCGGGTGACGATCGAACACGATCTCCCAGTGGCTCTCGGCGACAAGCTGGAGATCCTCCGGCATGAGTATCCGGCGGGTTCCACCGACCGGTTCGGCGAAGAACTGACCGATCGCACTGTTACA contains:
- the lpdA gene encoding dihydrolipoyl dehydrogenase, which gives rise to MTHYDVVVLGAGPGGYVAAIRAAQLGLSAAIIEPKYWGGVCLNVGCIPSKALLRNAELAHIFTKEAKTFGISGEATFDYGAAYDRSRKVADGRVAGVHFLMKKNKITEIHGYGKFTGPNSIEVDLNEGGTESVEFDNAIIATGSSTRLVPGTSLSENVVTYEDQIMSRELPGSIIIAGAGAIGMEFAYVLKNYGVDVTIVEFLPRALPNEDAEVSKEIEKQYKKLGVKILTGTKVEKITDEGGDGSVIVTVSKNDKSEELKADKVMQAIGFAPNVEGFGLDKAGVELTDRKAIGIDDYMRTNVPHIYAIGDVTGKLQLAHVAEAMGVVAAETIAGADTLALGDYRMMPRATFCQPQVASFGLTEQQAKDEGYDVVVAKFPFTANGKAHGLADPTGFVKLIADKKYGELLGGHLIGPDVSELLPELTLAQKWDLTANELARNVHTHPTLSEALQECFHGLVGHMINF
- a CDS encoding GGDEF domain-containing protein, whose amino-acid sequence is MGDRAVDNPLLQWWRQRDDYQWRVEFLRSRGLLSVLRWLIAGIGATMGALSVLNVFLTPGVDGTPARVGWAVVAIGSLGWAARWAFLPWPTPRASAAMVVFVDVLMTLSALLFGDPALAMSGIPILLCAGGYVVFFHGPRLHLAHIMWCTVSVVGIAVWLAATTPEHGLQVALSRAVIALLVTVCILPALQFGFWLLQDSSMQSLTDPLTELTNRRGLAVSVKRLNEGVPPDADLCALLIDIDGFKTVNDTLGHATGDDVLIRTARRIRASVPERAVVVRWGGEEFLVVDRMPGASAEGVAERIRGEVSAPAQPPVTVSIGLACARSDADLGDVITAADTAMYEAKARGGDRVVVTTEAH
- a CDS encoding alpha/beta fold hydrolase, producing MVSNPWRHPPGVPRCEPPRAEGTFFLPDGRRLGYAEFGDPAGPVVLWFHGTPGGRRQLPIVGRRAAEKLGLRVVLVERAGAGLSDRHRYTQIGDWASDMAHVADVLGADKLGVVGLSGGGPYALACAGMPALRDRVVAVAVLGGVTPSVGPDATCSGAIALARQMAAVTSALRRPFAAVTAGMLTPVIPLAHLAYSGLAAAMPDGDKRVFANPEIEAMFIDDIVQVANGGFQALLDDARMFGRDWGFRLADVTVPVRWWHGDADSIISLADAQAAAGHLADVDLLLMPDESHLGGFAKADDVLAFLAPHLQRPNGTGRTRQQG
- a CDS encoding carboxymuconolactone decarboxylase family protein gives rise to the protein MSTSGRIEPGGFKELGPLNWAIAKLGARGIRRPRFSLMNVLGQHRLLFLTWLPLSGHLLYAGKLSRRDAEIVILRVGHLRGSEYELQQHRRLARSRGLDADTQARIFAGPDAEGLSDRERTLITATDEFVVTRGVSPETWQALSQHFTKPQLIEFCLLAAQYDGLAATIATLGVPLDFPD
- the ramB gene encoding acetate metabolism transcriptional regulator RamB, giving the protein MAKTFVGARVRQLRSERGFSQAALAQMLEISPSYLNQIEHDVRPLTVAVLLRITEVFGVDATFFASQDDTRLIAELREVLMDRDLDVAVDPAEVADMVGTHPSLARAMVNLHRRYQLTTTQLAAATEDRFNVGSASGTGSISMPHEEVRDYFYQRQNYLHELDTAAEELTADMRVHRGELAGDLTDRLRFVHGVTVIRRVDLGEGVLHRYDPATRRLEVGDRLSPGQAVFRMAAELAYLECGELIDKLVEEGKFTSGESRTLARMGLANYFAAATVLPYGQFHQVAEKFRYDVERLSAYYAVSYETTCHRLSTLQRPSMRGVPFSFVRVDRAGNMSKRQSATGFHFSSSGGTCPLWNVYETFANPGKISVQIAEMPDGRAYMWVARTVERRASRYGQPGKTFAIGLGCELRHAHRLVYSEGLVTGDPNVPATPIGAGCRVCERDNCPQRAFPALGRALDIDEHRSTVSPYLVRQP
- a CDS encoding acyl-ACP thioesterase domain-containing protein, translating into MPVPDPHPDVFDVQWPLRVADVDREGRLKFDAATRHIQDIGTDQLREMGFEETHPLWIVRRTMIDMIEPIVFKDMLRLRRWCSGTSNRWCEMRVRIDGKRSGGLVESEAFWININRETQGPARISDDFIEGLRRTTGENRLRWKPYLKGEGRENAVAVHKYPVRVSDIDIFDHMNNSVYWSVVEDYLSAHPELMKAPLRVTIEHDLPVALGDKLEILRHEYPAGSTDRFGEELTDRTVTTLTYAVGDETKAVAAIFPL